The sequence GGTGCCGGCTTGACCGGTGGCACCTAAATTTTTCACATCGGCAATTTTGCTTTTTACATCATCGCAATAGTCATCCCACAGTGGAAATTCCCAGACCCGTTCACCGGACATTTTACCTGCCTTCAGAATGGATTGAACCAGCTTTTCATCAGTCCCCATGACGCCAGAAGCGACGTGTCCCAGCGCCACAATAACGGCACCGGTGAGGGTCGCAAAGTTGACCATGTACTTCGGATCGTAATGTTTGGAGACATATGCAAGTGCATCGGCAAGAACCAGGCGACCTTCCGCATCTGTGTTAAGTATCTCGATGGTCTTTCCATTATATGCTTTCACGATATCACCCGGTTTGGAAGCGCGGCTGCCGGGCATGTTTTCCGTGGCGGCAATAGCTGCCACAATGTTCCGTTTGGGCTTGAGCCCTGCAACAGCTTTCATAATGCCTAGAACAGTAGCAGCGCCGCACATGTCATACTTCATCTCATCCATTTTTGAGGACGGTTTGATGGATATACCACCCGTGTCAAAGGTGATCCCTTTCCCTACAAAGGCAAACGGTTTATCACCCTTTTTTCCGCCCCTGTATTCCATCAAGATGAACTTCGGCGGCTCATGAGCCCCTCGGGCCACAGATGCAAACGCCCCCATCCCCAGGTTTGTGAACTGATCCCTGTTCATCACCTTGCAGGTCATACCGCCGGCGCGGGCGATCTTGCGGGCTTCACTGGCCAGTCTGCTCGGTGTGGCTACATTGCTTGGATGGGCCGCTAGATCCCTGGCAAGACAGACCGCATCTCCCACCACCTTACCCCGCTTCATCCCGCTTCTGCTGCCTCCACCAACAACGGTAAGTGACTTCAAAACAGTGCCATTCTCATCATCCGTCTTATAATCGAGGAACTTGTAGGAACCGAGAATGGTCCCTTCCACAAACGCCTGTGTGGCTTCGGCTGATGTAAAGTCCATGAGTTCCAGACCTGGAATCTCAGCAGTGGCGGAAGTTTTCTCCTTACTCTGAAGTGTTTTCACTGCCGTACCACCCGCCTGTCGTAATTTTTCCAGATCGAACTCTTTCTTTTTACCTAAGCCAACCAGCAACACCCGTGAGTGGGCTCCGCCGGTGTAGAGCATGAGTGCTTCGTTGGATTTCCCTTTAAAATCACTGTTCTTGATGGTGGTTTTTATAACTCCCTTCAAACCAGAGTTAACATCTTTCCCCAGCGATGAAAGAGCACCTCCTTGGAATACCCCGACTACCAGTGCATCACTTTTCACTTTTTTCCAATGCTGATTTGAAATCTGAACTTTCGTTAATTGTGCCATTTGCTTTTCTCCACTCTCAAAATTCTTTGCTCAAAATTACCCACTAAGTTTGAATGAGTGAACGGGTAAAGCAACCACACTTTAATTCTTCTTGCCACGTTTGTCGACAAGGTGTAAACTATATACGCCTTTTGTATGCTTACTGTGGAACAATGTTAATAGAAAGAGGAAAAATGGAATTCATTACTTTAGAGACTTTAGAGGAGAGCACGCCGTTCTTCAATCTCACAATTCTCAGATGTCCCAAGTGCACAACGCCGTGGTCAGCGGACTATACGGACTATTCCTGGATGCGGGAAAATGATCTCATCGTCTGCAGTTGTGGTGCCGTTATGTGCGAAGTGAATGATCTGAAGGATAACTAACGCTCCTTACCGATTGCGTCCGTTTGGCGGCGGTTGTACTTTTCTGCCTTAACCAAAGTGTAACTAAGCAGGCCCATGCCAAAAAAGTCATCTCTCGTAAGAGATCTCGAGTCGATCCTGGACAGAGACCGTGTCATCTCCCACCCAACTGAACTGCTCGTATACGAATGTGATGGACTAACGCTCAGCAAATATGGCGCCGAGGCGGTGGTACTACCCAAATCCACTGAAGAGGTAGCTGAGATTGCAAAGTGTTGTGTTCGTCATGAAACGCCGTTCCTCGCCCGAGGCTCTGGAACGGGCTTGAGCGGCGGTGCGGTAGCTGCTGAAGGCGGTGTTATCATCCAGATGTCCAAAATGGACAAAATTTTGGATATCGATTATGATGATGAACTGGCAGTTGTCCAGCCTGGCGTCATCAACCTTCATCTCTCCGATACAACCAGTCCTAACGGCTATCACTACGCTCCCGACCCGTCCAGCCAGAAAGCTTGCACCATAGGTGGAAATGTTGCGGAAAATGCCGGTGGTCCCCACACCCTAAAATATGGTGTCACCACCAATCATGTCCTTGACCTCACTGTGGTTATGCCTGATGGGGAGGTCGTCAAACTGGGCGGGCGACCTGAAGACTCAACCGGTTACAATCTTGTTGGACTGTTTGTAGGATCTGAGGGGACACTTGGCATCGCCACAGAAATAACGGTGAAACTGATCCGAAATCCAGAGGCGGTAAAGACATTTCTTGCCTCTTACAAATCGGTGGAGGATGCCAGTAATTCAGTCTCCAGCATTATTGCCGCCGGCATCATCCCCGCCGCCTTAGAGCTCATTGATAATATTGTGATTAAAGCGGTAGAAAGTCACTTGAAAGCGGGCTTCCCTGAAAACGTGGCGGCGATCTT comes from Candidatus Neomarinimicrobiota bacterium and encodes:
- a CDS encoding leucyl aminopeptidase, whose protein sequence is MAQLTKVQISNQHWKKVKSDALVVGVFQGGALSSLGKDVNSGLKGVIKTTIKNSDFKGKSNEALMLYTGGAHSRVLLVGLGKKKEFDLEKLRQAGGTAVKTLQSKEKTSATAEIPGLELMDFTSAEATQAFVEGTILGSYKFLDYKTDDENGTVLKSLTVVGGGSRSGMKRGKVVGDAVCLARDLAAHPSNVATPSRLASEARKIARAGGMTCKVMNRDQFTNLGMGAFASVARGAHEPPKFILMEYRGGKKGDKPFAFVGKGITFDTGGISIKPSSKMDEMKYDMCGAATVLGIMKAVAGLKPKRNIVAAIAATENMPGSRASKPGDIVKAYNGKTIEILNTDAEGRLVLADALAYVSKHYDPKYMVNFATLTGAVIVALGHVASGVMGTDEKLVQSILKAGKMSGERVWEFPLWDDYCDDVKSKIADVKNLGATGQAGTIAGGAFLKAFVGDTPWAHLDIAGTAWWDKDRPYVPSGPSGVAVRLSLELLNILG
- a CDS encoding FAD-binding protein translates to MPKKSSLVRDLESILDRDRVISHPTELLVYECDGLTLSKYGAEAVVLPKSTEEVAEIAKCCVRHETPFLARGSGTGLSGGAVAAEGGVIIQMSKMDKILDIDYDDELAVVQPGVINLHLSDTTSPNGYHYAPDPSSQKACTIGGNVAENAGGPHTLKYGVTTNHVLDLTVVMPDGEVVKLGGRPEDSTGYNLVGLFVGSEGTLGIATEITVKLIRNPEAVKTFLASYKSVEDASNSVSSIIAAGIIPAALELIDNIVIKAVESHLKAGFPENVAAILLIEIDGLTSTLSAQAGRISNICRDSGATDFQEAKSDEERDRLWRGRKEAIGAIGKVTPAFYTNDGVVPRSRLPEILKFDLEIGNRHGLRIGHLCHAGDGNIHPTIMYDPDDENQVKSAIKISREILQKCIDLGGALSGEHGIGTEKLSAFKFMFNHDDEAQMLSVRSAFNPSGLLNPSKIFPTGARCGESKIRKTVAGGGWL